AGACGATGTTGCGGTGCTTCAACCGGCGGTGATCCCGGTGGCGTGATCGTCACCGTAAAGCTGCCACTCGCCACATTGCCGGCAGTATCGCTGGCAGTACAGGTGACGGTCGTCGTACCTATCGCGAAGGTGCTACCGCTGGACGGCGTACAGCTCACCGGTACCGGCCCAGCCACCGCATCGCTGGCAGTGGCAGAGAATGTCACTACCGCGCCCGCCGGCCCACTTGCTTCACGGGTGAGGTTGCCGGGCAGGGTGAGGGTTGGCGCTGTCGTGTCCGCCACCGTCACCGTAAAGCTGCCACTCGCCACATTACCGGCGGTATCGCTGGCAGTACAGGTGACGGTCGTCGTACCTAGCGCGAAGGTACTGCCGCTGGACGGCGTACAGCTCACCGGTACCGTCCCGGACACCGCATCGCTGGCGGTGGCGGTGAAGGTTACTACCACGCCTGCCGGCCCACTTGCCTCACGGGTGAGGTTGCCGGGCAGGGTGAGGGTTGGCGCCGTGGTGTCCACCACCGTCACCGTAAAGCTGCCACTCGCCACATTGCCGACAGTATCGCTGGCAGTACAGGTGACCGTCGTCGTACCTATCGCGAAGGTGCTGCCGCTGGATGGCGTACAGCTCACCGGTACCAGCCCAGCCACCGCATCGCTGGCGGTGGCGGTGAAGGTTACTACCACGCCTGCCGGCCCGCTCGTCTCACGGGTGAGGTTGCCGGGCAGGGTGAGGGTTGGCGCTGTCGTGTCCACCACCGTCACCGTAAAGCTGCCACTCGCCACATTACCGGCGGTATCGCTGGCAGTACAGGTGACGGTCGTCGTGCCTATCGCGAAGGTACTGCCGCTGGACGGCGTACAGCTCACCGGTACCGTCCCGGACACCGCATCGCTGGCAGTGGCAGAGAATGTCACTACTGCACCGGCAGATGTCTCTGCTTCAACGGTAACTTCTTCCGGCAAAACGAGCGTCGGTGGAGTTGTATCGATGGTAAACGTGAGCGATACATCGTCACCCAGTGCAATACCACCGACACTGCTCAACGTGGCACAGGCAATCAGCGTATATTGACCATCCGGCAGAGGCTGAATGGTAGGAACAATGGTCGTTGTCGCATCGTTGACCGATACACTGGCGATCAGATTGCTGCCGGTGCTGCTGCATGAGGGAAGATCGCCCGACCACAACCGATAGTTTGCCTGATCGGTACCGTTGCGCAAACGTTCGGCAAAGATGAGGCTGAGTTCGGTGATAGTGGCATTGACGACATCGCCATCTTGCAATGGCGTCGTGCTCGCTCCATCACTACACACGACTGCTGATACGGTCGGCGGCACAAAGCTCAGGCGGCGTCCGAAGATCTCAAACTGTCGATCAGCCGCAACACCGTTCAGATAGCCGGCCCAGACGGTCATAAAGCGTCCACTACCGGTTGCTGCAAGTCGCGGCGCAACGCGATGCCAGTTCACCGGATTCAACGTGGTCGAGCTGGCGATCTCTACTTCGCCACCGGGTAATGGACGGGCTAAGCCGCTCGAACTTGCCTGAAACGCGGTTGGTGCCAGTGCTGGCGTCGTCCCGATCTGAAAATTCGCGCCAATCGTTGCCAGCGGCGTACTCCCGTCAGAGTCAGCATCGAGACGCTGACCGTAAATCTCGAAGCGATCATTCACGCTGGGATCACCGCGCCAGATTACCAGCCATTCCTGATTGAACGGATCATAGGCAACATCAACATCAAGTCCCTTGAAGCGGTTGTCAGTACCATTAGAGCTAAAACTGACCTGTTGCCCACTGACACTCGTCCCGAAGCCGGTGGGCTGGCGCAAACTGACATACACCTCGTCAAAACCGTTGACGTTATCACCGAACCACGCAACCAGATACTGATTGCGGTCAGGATTGTAGGCTACAGCAGGTCGATAGGCATCACAACTGGCATTATCACATCCGGTAGCTTCCCCGATCTGGCTAATCCGATGATCATCGCGATAGTTTGCACCAATGCCGGGTAACAAATGAGCCTGCGTGCCGTCGGCAGCCAATACCTGACCATAAATCTCAAACTCGCCATCTTCTACCCCGCTGGCGTTGTTATCGGCTGACCAGACCACAAACCATTGATTATCTACGCTGTTGTAGGTAATCGCTGGCGTCACTGCATCATAGTCGGGTCGCACATAACCGGTAGCCGAGGTTGTAAAACCAGCCCGGCTGATGAGGAAATCGTTTGGCCCAATCTGACCGACAAAGCGCCGGGTGGGATGGGGGTCGAGCGAAAAACGCTGACAGCGAATTTCAAACTCACCACCCTGCTCGGCGAACGGTTGCGAAAGAAACCCATTCGCCCGGTCATCAGACCAGCAGATCAGAAATTCGCCATTCTGGCTATTGTAGGCAACCGCTGGCGAGAATGCGTCCCAATCGGGGTTACGGCTTTCAAAATTGTTTTGGTAAAACAACACATTGATCTCGGTGATCCGGTCATCCTGGGGATTCCCACACTCATCGCGGATCAGGAGATCGCCATCGGCAGTCACAACCTGGACATAGATCTCAAAGGCACCGGCGGCACGATAACCGGCCCGACCGGCATCCGGGTTGTTGCAGTCAATCAGAGGATTGGTATTGTCGGCTGTCCATGCCACCAGAAACACGTTATCACGTGCGCTATAGCTCACGACGGGGCTATAGGCATCGAAGGGGTCAGTCGAGCGATCATTGCCGTTGCGACTGATCCGAAAAGCGGTACCACTGACTTCAGCCCCGGATGCCGTAGGTGCGATCAAGGCACCGGTCGCTGCGTCAATAAACTGCCCATAAATCTCGAACTCATTCGAGCCACCTCCCTCACGAGGACGCGCATAGACAACCAGATATTGATTGGTCACCGGGTTGTAGGCAATGTCCGGTTCAAACGCATCCCGTGTCGGTGCAACATCACTAATCCGCTCGTCATTCTCGCCAATCATACTGTTCAGCGAGGAACGGGCACTGATACCCGCCGATGTATCAAGCACCGGTGTTGATGATGTATGCGCTGCACTGATAGCTGGTATCGTCGCCAATAGCAGCCAGATTGCTCCCAGAGCAAGCGCGATCCATCGTGGTCGCATAGATTCTCCTTCGCTAGTTGAGGAAATAATGAGATGTGTGTTGAGCGGGAAATGATGTAAGCAATGTAGCCCGGTATAAACATACCGGGCTAATGTGTGGTGGCGATGAACAGGTAGCGATGAGCGATTACAAAATTATTAATTCGCGCTACGAATAATTGTCGGTACGGCCAGGAATGGGATCAGAACGGCCTGGAAGAGCGGCTGATGTTGCTCTCTTCCAGGCCGTTCTCGCAAAACGACGGCGATACTACACATGAAACTGATCCAGAATCGTCTGCACCTGGCTGCGATACTGTGGCCACGCTCGTCGGCCAATCAAACCCTCGATGAGATGTTCCAGGCACATACGATTACTAAACGACGCCTCCAGGCCATCGGTTGGGCGCAGGATATGACCACTCCACTTACGAGCATCGTCAAAGACGATATGCAGTGTTTGATTGGCGACAAATAACCGGTATTCCACAGGATGTTCACTTTCACGTTGATATGTTACAGCAACTCGCTTATTGCAAGCGTGCGGTGTGTAGTCCATGCACAAAAACATCGTTCCCCTCCACCCGACATATCTGGTTGTACGCACGAGACGCCAAAAGACACCTGGCGATGTGCTAATGCTGACGGCAACAGGTGTTTGGCGTGGCATCGGAGGTCAGCTCGATGCAGAGATACCGTACCACGATGCATCTAATACGCATACCCACCCAGGGTGGATCGGCGGGTTGATAGCAGACTCCAGGGTTGGATCAGCGTATTCCAACCTGTTTGAGATGGACAAATGCATGATCGCGACAAGATCACATAGCATCCCCGCGACCGGCAGGGTGAACGGCGTGACCCACGCCTGATCGTGGGCACGGCTGCTGCGGCAGCGTGGCTGCCGCACGCCAAACAAGGCGACACGCGCATGACGAGCGGGCAAGGCAGCCAATCCAGTGCGTGATTTGCCCCGTGATGGCCGCCGGCGCTGCTCGATTCGGTACCGGCGGGCTGCCATCCTCTTGCGAGCGGACAGATGTGGCGGGTGGATGTCCAGGACATAGGGGCGGACGTGCGCCCCTATCGGCCAGGGTACGGAAGCCGGACTTCTCTGGGTACCGGTGTGTGTCCGACTTACCTACCGGCATATCACATGAGACGTGCGTGGTATAATGCGCCGCGACAGAAAAAGGAGGTTGCTTGAAGTACCAACTGACACTCCATCCGGTTGCAGGAGCCTGGCATAGCGAGCGCCTGACGCTGACGATTCAGGGTGAGCGCATTGTTGATGTTGAGTATCGCCCTTCGGTCGGTGATGGGGCGTATGCCCGGCGTCTTATGCAAGGGGGAATAACAGGCGCATTGCAGGCTGCACGTCAGGTTTGCCCACATTGTCATGTGGCCCACACCCTGGCATTCAGCCTGGCTATCGAGCAACTCGCCGGCGTCACCGCACCGCTCCGTGCGCAGGCGGTGCGCGTTATGCTGGCCGAACTGGAACGCGCAACCTCTCACATCAATACGCTGGCGGCACTGGCAACTGCGCTCGGCCTGACCGATGCGGCCCGGCTCAGCCGGTTAACGACCCGTTTGGGCTTGATCGCGCTGAAACTCTCTGGCAATGACGAGGCCGCGCTGATTCGGCCAGGCGGCCTGCTGGCTGATCCCAGTGAATCGGCGCTAGCCGAAACGGCTCAGGCCATCAACGATTTATTGCCGAGGATGATAGCGGTTGCCGAGCAGAGCATTCCACGCCGCTCACTGCTGGCGCGCACGGTAGATATTGGCGTGTTGCAGCCAACCGCTGCCCGGCAGTTTGGTCTGGCCGGCCCACTGGCCCGAGCAAGTGGGGTTGCCACTGATGTCCGCATTCAGGAACCTTATGCTGCTTACAACATCCTGGCCCCGGCACTGGTAACCGAGGAGGGTGGCGATGTGCATTCCAGGGCAGTGGTTCTGTTGCTCGAAGCAATAGAGTCGTTGCGGCTGGTTGTCCGCTGGTTGCAGAATCTCCCAATTGGCAACGTGTATGAAGAGGTTCCGTTGGTGGCCGGCGAAGCAACGGTGACGGTTGAAGCGCCGCGTGGCTCATTGCGCTATACTGTGCGTAGCGATGGTCAGCGTTTGACCGGGGTGGAGATTGGTATTGCGCCACAGCTTGATCGATTGCTGGCTCGCTCGCTGTTGCAGCAGGCAGCGGTTGATGATGTGATGCTGATCGCCATTTCGACCGATCCCTGTACGGCTTGCTGGCAGTCGGCAACCTACCTGATCGGACGTAGTTAGTGTCCAGAACCCTGATGCCGCATTGCAGAGCCGTGTCTATGTAGTGTGTCACCCGGTGGAGTACCGGGTTGTTATATCGAGGATGCATGGGTCTTATCGCTAGCTTTATCAGCCTGATCACAGGTGCCGTGTTCTGTTTTGGGCTGGCCCGGATTGGAATTACCCGCCGTCTGGCATTGCTGGCCGCGCTGGCGACCGGCCTGGCAGCTATTGGTGTCATCGCCAATCCGCTAGAAACGACCCCGGCAGAACCGCTGTCGAGTATCGGTGCATTATCGCTCGTTCTGCCGGCAGCGCCCGAACTGAGTGAACGAGCAATTGCGGTCATGTTCCTGGTTGGGGGCACCCTTGGCTTACTGGCCCTGGCCGTGGTTGTACCGCCGGAGGTAGAGGGATTTGGCGCGTTGTTCGGCTGGCTCTTGCTGGCCCTGACTGCCGCCCTGCTCAGCTTAACCATTCCACCGCTCAGCTTTCTGACCCCGTTGAGCTGGGCACTGGCGGTGATTGCCGCTCATGGAGCGCTGATTGCCGCAGGCGTTGATCCAGCACCTGATCAATTACCGCCCCATTTGATTGCCGGCGGGCTAGCCGTGGTCGCTGTGACAGGTCTGATTGCAACGAGCGCCGCCTTACCTCCAGACACCCTGCCACCAACTACGCTGGTCGGACTGGCGCTGTTCGGTGCGCTGGCTTTGGCCGGAGCACCTCCCTTTGGCGGTGCGCGCAGTGCTTTTACCGCGGCACCGGCCCTGGTGGCTGCGCTCATGAGCGGACTGACCCTGCCCACTATTGGGCTTGGCTTTATCGTTCGTTTCCTGCCACAGATACCTCCTTTGCCGGCATCAACCGGTTTCATCATGGCTGCTGTTGGCGCATTTGGGGCACTGGGGGCAGCATTCACCGCCCTCAATGCGCAGTCCGGTCGCGATCTGGTCGCTCGCCACGGCGCGTTGCAGGCAGGAGTGGTCGTATGCGCGGCTGCCCTCAATGAACCGTTAGCTGGTCTGGCAGCACCGGCCCTGTTGTTGTCGCTCCAGCTCCACGCCGTTGCCGGCGGATTGGTTTGCGCTGCGATTGAACGACTGCAAGGTTCCGACCTGCTCGATGGCAAGCAACCGACAGCACAACTACCGTTCATTGGCCTGATCTGGCTTGTGACAACGGCAGCCGCAACCGGTCTACCGCTGACCTGGAGCTTTTGGGGATGGCGCTGGCTGATAGAGGCCGCCACCAGCCATCACGTGTGGATTATTGGCCCCTTGATGACTGCGGCAGTTATCGGTTTTGCCGCCGGATTGCCACTGCTCATTCGTTGCTGGCAGGGGAAAACACCAGTTTATACACATTGGCCAGAGGGTATGCTAAGCCTGCCGATCCTGATCCCCTTGATCCTGGCCGGGTTTGTGCCCTGGCTGGCCTGGCCACTCTGGCTGAGCTGGTCACCGTTCGCCCCACCGGTCATGCCTGCCGAACCACTTGCCTGGCCTTTTATCGGCACGGCCATCGCGACCGGCGTCATAAGCTGGTTCCTGTTACGCAAGGCCAATCCCTACCAGACAGAGCGTATGCCTGAAGACCCGGCAGTCAGTCCAACCTGGCAAGGCATGGGAGAACTCTTGCAGGGCATGAGCGAGCTGGCCGATGCCCGTCGGCTATTCAGCCTTCTCGGTCATGGGATCGACCGCGTAAGCAGCTCGCTCCATACCATTATGATCATCTTTGAGCAACGGTATTATCTATTTGGGGTGATGATTGGCCTGTTGGCAATCCTGTTTCTGATGGCGCAATAGAAACCCGGTAACAAGACGCGGCCCGGATAGGTGAAGAGTAACCTTCACCTACTCAAAATAAAACCCGTTGCAGCTTGTTCGGATAGACGTTCAAGATCGGATTGGTCAAGGACAACACTGTATGGCGATAGATCCCTGGATTATCGTGATCGGTATCTCAGCCGGCGGCATCTTACTATTACGCGACTGGCGCCTGACCGTTGGGCTGCTGTTGCTCAACTATTTCGGCCTGGCCGGCCTGCTCAACGAACAGCCGTTCATCGCGACCGATTTCACCCAATTCAACGTTAGCTCGCTGGCATTGATCAAGATGGTGACCGGTGTTTGTGCTGCGCTGATTCTTGCCGTTACAGCATTGACCTTTTCGCGCGACTACGGCCTGGAAAACCTCGATGAATTTGGGCAGGCCGAATTACGACGTGCGTTACGAGCTGCAACCCGGCAGCGTTCAACCGAATCGACCCGCCTGAATGAATATCTCCTACCGTTCTTATCGGGGGTCGCTGGACTGACTGCCAGCCTGATGTTACCCATCATCTATCCGATTGCCCCCAGCCCCACTCTCGATTTTGCCTGGTACTGGCTGGTTCTCAGTGGCGTGCTAGCAATGGCAACCGCAAACGATGTATTGAAGATCGGCCTGGGGATGCTCCTCTGCACGAGTGGTATCGATCTGTTGTACAGTGCGGTTATCAGTGCCCCAACCGCGAGCGGACTGAAGATCATGCCACTCTTGCTCCTCAGTATTGTGCAGATATTGCTGGCGCTGGCCATTGCCTACCTGGCCGGATTAGTCTACGGGCGGTTGAAGACGCTTACGATCAGTGAGCTATACCGCGGATAACTATGCTATACCTGCTGCTCATCTTCTTTCCAATTAGTATGGCGTTTAGCACCTTTCTGCTGCGCCGCATGCCACGTATTGCTGTTGGTTTGGGCATTGGCACGCTGATTGTTGAACTATTGCTCGCAATACAGGTGCGAGTAGATGACCCGGTGCGAGTTTTCGGCGTTACCATGCTACTCAGCCCATTGCACCAGATTTTTCTGTTTCTCTTTCTGGGCATAGGGATTGTGGTGCTGATCGCGGCGTGGGTATTTCCACACGGCGAGAACTTCAGCGCAACCGGCCTGCTCATCATCGCCCAAACTGTTGCCATTCTGCTCATGCAAGACTCGTTTGTGACGGCTTTAATGCTGGTGGCAATCGCGCTCACTGCGGTGCTGGCAATTGTCGATCTGCCGGTCGGGGCAGGTGTGCTGGTAAGCAGGCAGATACTGGCAGCCGCGCTGAAGTATCTGGTGTTAATGGTAGTTGCCGGCATCCTGCTCTACGCCGCCTACGTACTCACCGATCTATTCCGACCGGGCGAACTACCAGGTCGAATTTCACCGGCTCGCTTTATCCTGGCGTTGCTGGCAGCCGGTTTTGCCCTCCGTTTGGCGCTCGTACCCTTCCACGCATGGCTGGTCGATCTCATTACCTATGCCGGTTCACTGGCGTCAGTGTTGATCATTGCTTTGCCGGTACCGGCCAGTTTGCTCGTCTTCCTGCTCACCCTGCAAAGTTACCCTGCGTTGCTCTTTGAAGGCGGGCAGGCCCTGACTGTGCTACGCATTGGGGCTGCGTTCAGTGCCTTACTGAGCAGTGCGCTGGCGCTTACCGCTGCTTCACTGCGCCAACGGCTGGCCTATCTGATTGCCGGCCATTGCGGTGTTATCTTCTACAGTTTTGCATCTCTGTCACTCATTGGGCTAAGTGGAGCCGTCTTCGGTGCAATTAATATCGCGCTTGCCATCACAACGGTACTTATCAGCCTGACTCTGCTGGAACATGCTATTGGCGGTGGCACCATCGAGTCGTACAACGACCTGATCTGGCAACGCCCTGTCGCCGGGGCAGGATTACTGGCAGGTGGCCTGGCCTTAACGGGATGGTTGCCATCACCAGGCGGAAGCGCCTACCTGCTGGCGCTTCAAGCTGCGGCTGACTCCGGTCTGGTTGAGGTGTTCATTCTGGTGGCGGCAATGAGCCTGGCGACACTGACCCTGATCCAACTGACCGTCCAGTACCTGATTGGATCGCGTAGTAAGGCCATCGAAGTCGAGCCGCGCCTGCTGGGTGAAACTGAGGTCGACCGTCCCTCGCCCGTTCGGCTCTCACCAGAGCCGTGGACTGCCAGATGGCTGATTATTGGGTTGATAGCAGCTATGCTGGTGATTGGGATGACCCCGCAAACATTACTGACCACGATTGAAGCCGCCGTGCGCAGCCTGGCAGCACTGAGTTCGGGATAACCGGTGGTCATGGGAGGCAAAATTGACGACTGACGTAGTTATAGCCGGATTGGTTGCGCTTTTGCTATATCCGGGTATATTATTTGCAATAGGGTTAAGTATCGGTTATCGAATCCTGTCCGGTCGGCCACTGCCATTTCCCGGTAAAATGATCGTCAGTCCTGATCTCACCGGCGGTCTGGGGTTGACATCGCTGGCGTTGATCGGTGGGGGTCTGGCCGGTTTGACCTGGCCAGGGCATCCGTGGTCATTACCGTTCGGTTGGATCGGTAGCTGGGCATTGTTTGAACTGGCTGCATGGTTACCATTGTTGCCGGCCCTGATGGCAGGTGCACCTCGTACAGTCCGTGCTGCGCTACGGGAAGCGCAAATCGGCATGCTGGCACGGGCGATACTGTGGGGAAGTATTGCCACCGGCCTGGCCGCCGCCGACAATCTCAATGGCTGGTCACTAAGCGGACACGGCTTCGTCCTGGTGAGTGCTCTCCTGAGCCTGCCGGCAGCTATCAACTGGGGACCATTCGGCCCTGAACCATCACTTGGCCCGCAGGGGATCACGGAAGGTCTTTCCACCCGGGCGGCAACAACGCTGACGTTCGCCCGCGATACACTGGCTGCGGCACTCATTGCCACCATCTGGCTGGCCGGTTTCCCAATAGCAGTGCTGCCAGTGTGGCTGGGCTTGTT
This genomic window from Chloroflexus aurantiacus J-10-fl contains:
- a CDS encoding HYR domain-containing protein gives rise to the protein MRPRWIALALGAIWLLLATIPAISAAHTSSTPVLDTSAGISARSSLNSMIGENDERISDVAPTRDAFEPDIAYNPVTNQYLVVYARPREGGGSNEFEIYGQFIDAATGALIAPTASGAEVSGTAFRISRNGNDRSTDPFDAYSPVVSYSARDNVFLVAWTADNTNPLIDCNNPDAGRAGYRAAGAFEIYVQVVTADGDLLIRDECGNPQDDRITEINVLFYQNNFESRNPDWDAFSPAVAYNSQNGEFLICWSDDRANGFLSQPFAEQGGEFEIRCQRFSLDPHPTRRFVGQIGPNDFLISRAGFTTSATGYVRPDYDAVTPAITYNSVDNQWFVVWSADNNASGVEDGEFEIYGQVLAADGTQAHLLPGIGANYRDDHRISQIGEATGCDNASCDAYRPAVAYNPDRNQYLVAWFGDNVNGFDEVYVSLRQPTGFGTSVSGQQVSFSSNGTDNRFKGLDVDVAYDPFNQEWLVIWRGDPSVNDRFEIYGQRLDADSDGSTPLATIGANFQIGTTPALAPTAFQASSSGLARPLPGGEVEIASSTTLNPVNWHRVAPRLAATGSGRFMTVWAGYLNGVAADRQFEIFGRRLSFVPPTVSAVVCSDGASTTPLQDGDVVNATITELSLIFAERLRNGTDQANYRLWSGDLPSCSSTGSNLIASVSVNDATTTIVPTIQPLPDGQYTLIACATLSSVGGIALGDDVSLTFTIDTTPPTLVLPEEVTVEAETSAGAVVTFSATASDAVSGTVPVSCTPSSGSTFAIGTTTVTCTASDTAGNVASGSFTVTVVDTTAPTLTLPGNLTRETSGPAGVVVTFTATASDAVAGLVPVSCTPSSGSTFAIGTTTVTCTASDTVGNVASGSFTVTVVDTTAPTLTLPGNLTREASGPAGVVVTFTATASDAVSGTVPVSCTPSSGSTFALGTTTVTCTASDTAGNVASGSFTVTVADTTAPTLTLPGNLTREASGPAGAVVTFSATASDAVAGPVPVSCTPSSGSTFAIGTTTVTCTASDTAGNVASGSFTVTITPPGSPPVEAPQHRLFVPVIVR
- a CDS encoding proton-conducting transporter membrane subunit, whose amino-acid sequence is MGLIASFISLITGAVFCFGLARIGITRRLALLAALATGLAAIGVIANPLETTPAEPLSSIGALSLVLPAAPELSERAIAVMFLVGGTLGLLALAVVVPPEVEGFGALFGWLLLALTAALLSLTIPPLSFLTPLSWALAVIAAHGALIAAGVDPAPDQLPPHLIAGGLAVVAVTGLIATSAALPPDTLPPTTLVGLALFGALALAGAPPFGGARSAFTAAPALVAALMSGLTLPTIGLGFIVRFLPQIPPLPASTGFIMAAVGAFGALGAAFTALNAQSGRDLVARHGALQAGVVVCAAALNEPLAGLAAPALLLSLQLHAVAGGLVCAAIERLQGSDLLDGKQPTAQLPFIGLIWLVTTAAATGLPLTWSFWGWRWLIEAATSHHVWIIGPLMTAAVIGFAAGLPLLIRCWQGKTPVYTHWPEGMLSLPILIPLILAGFVPWLAWPLWLSWSPFAPPVMPAEPLAWPFIGTAIATGVISWFLLRKANPYQTERMPEDPAVSPTWQGMGELLQGMSELADARRLFSLLGHGIDRVSSSLHTIMIIFEQRYYLFGVMIGLLAILFLMAQ
- a CDS encoding proton-conducting transporter membrane subunit, translated to MLYLLLIFFPISMAFSTFLLRRMPRIAVGLGIGTLIVELLLAIQVRVDDPVRVFGVTMLLSPLHQIFLFLFLGIGIVVLIAAWVFPHGENFSATGLLIIAQTVAILLMQDSFVTALMLVAIALTAVLAIVDLPVGAGVLVSRQILAAALKYLVLMVVAGILLYAAYVLTDLFRPGELPGRISPARFILALLAAGFALRLALVPFHAWLVDLITYAGSLASVLIIALPVPASLLVFLLTLQSYPALLFEGGQALTVLRIGAAFSALLSSALALTAASLRQRLAYLIAGHCGVIFYSFASLSLIGLSGAVFGAINIALAITTVLISLTLLEHAIGGGTIESYNDLIWQRPVAGAGLLAGGLALTGWLPSPGGSAYLLALQAAADSGLVEVFILVAAMSLATLTLIQLTVQYLIGSRSKAIEVEPRLLGETEVDRPSPVRLSPEPWTARWLIIGLIAAMLVIGMTPQTLLTTIEAAVRSLAALSSG